The proteins below come from a single Synechococcus sp. WH 8101 genomic window:
- a CDS encoding amino acid ABC transporter substrate-binding protein — MAKRRPMALLLGLALLAGCATLGEGGASRLDLIRQRGSLRCGVSGKIPGFSFLQTDGSYSGLDVDLCKAFAAAFVPGTGAVDYRPLTAPERFTALRTGEIDLLSRNTTMNLSRDAAGGNGLSFAPVVFHDGQGLMVTSGSGINRLEDLQGKSICVGSGTTTEQNLNDAFEARGIAYTPIKYQDLNQVVAGYLQGRCQAMTSDRSQLAAARSGFADQGNHRILEEVLSKEPLAPASVGGDQRLADAMRWVVYALITAEELGITQANVQERYTEAQRRPELTRLRRFFGLDAGLGEKLGLRDDFVVQVIQATGNYGEIYARNLGPDSQVPISRGLNRLGSDGGVMVAPPFQ, encoded by the coding sequence ATGGCCAAGCGTCGCCCCATGGCCCTGCTGCTGGGTCTGGCGCTGCTCGCGGGCTGCGCCACCCTCGGTGAGGGCGGCGCCTCACGGCTCGATCTGATCCGACAGCGCGGCAGCCTGCGCTGTGGCGTCAGCGGCAAGATTCCTGGCTTCAGCTTCCTGCAGACCGACGGCAGCTATTCCGGTCTTGATGTGGATCTCTGCAAGGCGTTTGCGGCAGCCTTTGTGCCCGGAACCGGCGCTGTTGACTATCGCCCGCTGACGGCACCGGAGCGGTTCACGGCCCTGCGCACCGGGGAGATCGATCTGCTCTCGCGCAATACCACCATGAACCTCAGCCGGGATGCGGCGGGCGGCAATGGCCTCAGCTTCGCCCCCGTGGTCTTTCACGATGGCCAGGGTTTGATGGTGACATCAGGCAGCGGCATCAACCGGCTGGAGGATCTCCAGGGGAAGAGCATCTGCGTGGGCTCTGGCACGACCACCGAGCAGAACCTCAACGATGCGTTTGAAGCCAGGGGCATCGCCTACACACCGATCAAATACCAAGACCTGAACCAGGTGGTGGCCGGCTACCTGCAGGGTCGTTGTCAGGCGATGACCTCCGATCGCTCCCAGCTCGCAGCGGCCCGGTCCGGATTCGCCGATCAGGGCAACCACCGGATCCTTGAGGAGGTTCTGAGCAAGGAGCCCCTGGCTCCCGCCTCAGTGGGCGGCGATCAGCGCCTGGCCGATGCGATGCGCTGGGTGGTGTACGCCCTGATCACCGCCGAGGAGCTGGGCATCACCCAGGCCAATGTGCAGGAGCGCTATACCGAAGCGCAGCGGCGCCCGGAACTCACCCGGCTGCGGCGGTTCTTCGGGCTCGATGCTGGCCTGGGCGAGAAGCTCGGTCTGCGCGACGACTTTGTGGTGCAGGTGATCCAGGCCACCGGCAACTACGGCGAGATCTATGCCCGCAACCTCGGACCTGACAGCCAGGTGCCGATCTCCCGTGGCCTCAATCGTCTCGGGAGCGATGGCGGTGTGATGGTCGCCCCTCCCTTCCAATGA
- a CDS encoding ABC transporter permease subunit (The N-terminal region of this protein, as described by TIGR01726, is a three transmembrane segment that identifies a subfamily of ABC transporter permease subunits, which specificities that include histidine, arginine, glutamine, glutamate, L-cystine (sic), the opines (in Agrobacterium) octopine and nopaline, etc.) has translation MPGRRRWWLQALVVLAALTLLGLLVNNLTVNLIRTGLGLSFHWLSRPAGFALAEHPLPYAPSDSYAWALLMGWLNSLKVIVAGLILATLLGVSAGAARRSANALLRWLAALYVGLIRQIPLLLQLLFWYFVAFLGLPPASEPLSPLPALLRLSNQGIELLGVPMSVEFSAVLVGLSVFSGAAIAEVVRGGLDAVPRGQWEAFRSLGLPEGLGLRRVILPQALPAILPGLSSQYLNLAKNSTLAIAVGYADLYAVSDTTITQTGRAIEGFLLLLLSFLLLNLLINGGMQLLNRVVVSGRHHP, from the coding sequence ATGCCTGGGCGACGTCGCTGGTGGCTTCAGGCCCTGGTCGTTCTGGCGGCCCTCACCCTGCTGGGGCTGCTGGTGAACAACCTCACGGTGAATCTGATCCGCACCGGCCTTGGCCTCAGTTTTCATTGGTTATCGCGGCCGGCGGGTTTTGCCCTGGCTGAGCATCCTCTGCCCTACGCCCCATCCGACAGCTACGCCTGGGCTCTGCTGATGGGGTGGCTCAACAGCCTCAAGGTGATCGTGGCCGGTCTGATCCTGGCCACTCTCCTCGGGGTGAGCGCTGGGGCTGCCCGCCGCAGTGCCAATGCCCTGCTGCGCTGGTTGGCGGCGCTCTATGTGGGCCTGATCCGCCAGATCCCCCTGCTGCTGCAGTTGTTGTTCTGGTATTTCGTCGCCTTTCTCGGTCTGCCCCCCGCCTCGGAACCCCTCAGCCCGCTGCCAGCGCTGCTTCGCCTCTCCAACCAGGGCATCGAGCTGCTCGGCGTGCCAATGAGTGTGGAGTTCAGTGCGGTGTTGGTGGGCTTGTCGGTGTTCAGCGGGGCGGCGATCGCCGAGGTGGTGCGGGGCGGTCTTGATGCGGTGCCCAGGGGGCAGTGGGAGGCCTTCCGCAGCCTCGGGTTGCCGGAAGGGTTGGGCCTGCGTCGCGTGATCCTGCCCCAGGCCCTGCCGGCGATCCTGCCCGGACTGAGCAGCCAATATCTCAATCTCGCCAAGAACAGCACCCTGGCGATTGCAGTCGGTTACGCCGATCTCTACGCCGTCAGCGATACCACCATCACCCAGACAGGCCGGGCGATCGAGGGATTCCTGCTGCTGTTGCTCAGCTTTCTTCTGCTCAACCTGCTGATCAATGGCGGCATGCAACTGCTCAACCGGGTGGTCGTGAGCGGACGGCACCACCCCTAA
- a CDS encoding HdeD family acid-resistance protein, with protein MGSRRIAAVLLIVAAIAAILLPFASGTLLTIGLGGIAFAAGIGQFLRLGGETGLQARLFRVLTGLLYCGAAIWVLIDPIDSEISLTLFVGVLLLVEGVMELAVGATAAVPAAGLAVLDGVVTAILGLLLVLEWPTDSLWALGTLFGVGLFLSALNLFQSPTPSGGAS; from the coding sequence ATGGGATCCCGTCGGATCGCTGCCGTGCTGCTGATCGTTGCCGCGATCGCCGCCATCCTGCTCCCCTTTGCGTCCGGAACGCTGCTCACCATCGGCTTGGGCGGTATCGCCTTCGCGGCCGGCATCGGTCAGTTCCTGCGTCTCGGTGGAGAAACCGGCCTGCAGGCCCGCCTCTTCCGCGTGCTCACCGGCCTGCTCTACTGCGGCGCCGCCATCTGGGTGTTGATCGATCCGATCGACAGTGAAATCAGCCTCACCCTGTTTGTGGGCGTGTTGCTGCTGGTGGAAGGGGTGATGGAACTGGCGGTTGGAGCCACCGCAGCGGTTCCTGCCGCTGGCCTGGCGGTGCTCGATGGTGTCGTCACGGCGATTCTCGGACTGCTGCTGGTGCTCGAGTGGCCCACCGACAGCCTCTGGGCCCTGGGCACCCTCTTCGGTGTGGGTCTGTTCCTCTCCGCCCTCAATCTGTTCCAGTCCCCCACCCCCAGCGGCGGCGCCAGCTGA
- a CDS encoding amino acid ABC transporter permease: MGRWRHFRRHLRRHPLDSVLSLAILLLIAWALWATGQWVVQVADWRVVGANLPLYASGSYPAEQRWRPLLWLGLILLLTLVTLLAPWPASGQRSGPFRLALPWLWLLMLPLGLAVLGGGAGTGLSAVSSRAWGGLVLTLLLTGASALLALPLGVMLALGRSSDLPVLRHGCRLYVDLMRAVPLIAVLFFGQLLIPLFLPVQLELNRLLRAVLAFALFASAYVAEDVRGGLQSIPATQREAAAALGLNTWQSLQLVVLPQALQIAIPALTNQAVGLLQNTSLMALLGLVELLGISRSLLANPAFIGRHLEVYVWLAALYWLLCTAMALLARRLERSVQPIPRAPGR; this comes from the coding sequence ATGGGGCGTTGGCGCCATTTCCGGCGCCATCTGCGCCGCCATCCCCTGGATTCGGTCCTGTCCCTGGCGATCCTGCTCTTGATCGCCTGGGCCCTCTGGGCCACCGGCCAGTGGGTGGTGCAGGTGGCCGATTGGCGGGTGGTGGGCGCCAACCTGCCGCTCTACGCCAGTGGCAGTTATCCCGCTGAGCAGCGCTGGCGCCCCCTGCTCTGGCTGGGCCTCATCCTGTTGCTCACCCTGGTCACCCTGCTGGCGCCCTGGCCCGCATCGGGTCAACGCTCCGGCCCCTTCCGGCTGGCCCTCCCCTGGTTGTGGCTTCTGATGCTCCCCCTGGGGTTGGCGGTGCTCGGCGGTGGTGCGGGCACGGGGCTCAGTGCCGTCTCGTCCCGGGCCTGGGGTGGGCTGGTGCTCACCCTCTTGCTCACGGGCGCCAGTGCACTGCTCGCCCTGCCATTGGGCGTGATGCTCGCCCTTGGCCGCAGCAGCGACCTGCCGGTGCTCCGTCATGGCTGTCGTCTGTATGTCGATCTGATGCGGGCCGTGCCGCTGATCGCCGTGTTGTTCTTCGGCCAGCTGCTCATCCCCCTGTTTCTGCCCGTGCAGCTCGAATTGAATCGGCTGTTGCGCGCGGTGCTGGCCTTTGCCCTGTTCGCCTCGGCCTACGTGGCCGAAGATGTGCGCGGCGGGCTGCAGTCGATTCCCGCCACGCAAAGGGAGGCGGCGGCGGCTCTCGGCCTCAACACTTGGCAGAGCCTGCAGCTGGTGGTGTTGCCCCAGGCGCTCCAGATCGCGATTCCCGCCCTCACCAATCAGGCGGTCGGCTTGCTGCAGAACACCAGCCTGATGGCCCTGCTCGGCCTGGTGGAATTGCTGGGCATCAGCCGCAGCTTGCTCGCCAACCCCGCCTTCATCGGCCGGCACCTGGAGGTGTATGTGTGGCTGGCGGCGCTTTATTGGCTGCTTTGCACGGCGATGGCCCTGTTGGCCCGTCGCCTCGAGCGCTCCGTCCAGCCGATCCCCCGCGCCCCAGGCCGATGA
- a CDS encoding amino acid ABC transporter ATP-binding protein, producing the protein MQPAIQASAICKRYDQGPAALDQVSLDVRLGEVLVVMGPSGSGKSTLIRTFNGLEAIDAGALNVLGIHLDADHDERQIRHIRRRVGMVFQQFNLFPHLSILDNITLAPIRVQKRSRQEAESQARQLLEQMGIAEHIHKRPGQLSGGQQQRVAIARALALKPEVMLFDEPTSALDPERVKEVLDAMRALASQGMTMVVVTHELGFAREVADRVLFMDAGRVVELNDARRFFHHAEEERSRRFLNQMQH; encoded by the coding sequence ATGCAGCCGGCGATCCAGGCCAGCGCGATCTGCAAGCGCTACGACCAGGGGCCTGCCGCCCTCGATCAGGTGTCGCTGGACGTGCGCCTGGGTGAGGTGCTGGTGGTGATGGGGCCCTCGGGATCGGGGAAGAGCACCCTGATCCGCACCTTCAATGGTCTGGAGGCGATCGATGCCGGTGCGCTGAATGTGCTCGGGATCCACCTTGATGCCGACCATGACGAGCGCCAGATCCGCCACATCCGCCGGCGGGTGGGGATGGTGTTTCAACAGTTCAATCTGTTTCCCCATCTCTCGATTCTCGACAACATCACCCTGGCGCCGATCCGGGTGCAGAAGCGCTCCCGCCAGGAGGCCGAGAGCCAGGCACGGCAGTTGCTCGAGCAGATGGGCATCGCTGAACACATCCACAAGCGACCGGGCCAGCTCAGCGGCGGTCAGCAGCAGCGGGTGGCGATTGCCCGCGCCCTCGCCCTGAAGCCCGAGGTGATGCTGTTTGATGAACCCACCAGCGCCCTGGATCCGGAGCGGGTCAAGGAGGTGCTCGATGCGATGCGTGCACTGGCGTCCCAGGGCATGACCATGGTGGTGGTGACCCATGAACTGGGCTTCGCCCGGGAGGTGGCCGACCGGGTGTTGTTCATGGATGCCGGCCGGGTGGTCGAGCTCAACGACGCCCGCCGCTTCTTCCACCATGCCGAAGAAGAGCGCAGCCGCCGCTTCCTCAACCAGATGCAGCACTGA
- a CDS encoding AEC family transporter — translation MLRLLLELLPCLSLGVLIGRQRPGWIRPLSVPLVRYGVPISLMGLLLRAGLSWSLLGYAAVAVVVIAVMLTLSHQMDPLRRWIGRPALELGTCVGNTAYFGIPVALALLPAEALKVSIGYDFGATLLAWALGPFWLARGCSVPGEHQLRALWRHVCESPASRGLLGALLVHWTPWQQAVSDWLWWPARVVIVLALVVVGMRLGAIDPAQASAPGPQGSRWALQGTVIAKLLIFPALVLLLTGPLPLATAARDALVLQAAAPTAISVLLMAETQQRDHHAAALVVLRSTALALVTVPLWWWVLQKGLPWQG, via the coding sequence ATGCTCCGCCTCCTGCTCGAACTGCTGCCCTGCCTCAGCCTCGGCGTTCTGATCGGACGCCAGCGGCCGGGATGGATCCGGCCCCTCTCCGTGCCCTTGGTGCGCTATGGCGTGCCGATCAGCCTGATGGGCCTGTTGCTGCGCGCCGGTCTGAGCTGGTCCCTGCTTGGCTATGCGGCTGTGGCGGTGGTGGTCATCGCGGTGATGCTCACCCTCAGCCATCAGATGGATCCCCTGCGTCGCTGGATCGGTCGGCCGGCACTGGAGCTGGGCACCTGCGTGGGGAACACGGCCTATTTCGGCATTCCCGTCGCTCTGGCCCTGCTGCCGGCGGAGGCCCTCAAGGTGAGCATCGGCTACGACTTCGGCGCCACCCTGCTCGCCTGGGCCCTGGGGCCGTTCTGGCTGGCGCGTGGATGCTCCGTGCCTGGAGAGCATCAACTCCGGGCCCTTTGGCGGCATGTGTGTGAAAGCCCCGCCAGTCGTGGCTTGCTCGGCGCCCTGCTCGTGCACTGGACCCCCTGGCAGCAGGCGGTGTCCGATTGGCTTTGGTGGCCGGCCCGGGTGGTGATCGTGTTGGCCCTCGTGGTGGTGGGGATGCGCCTTGGCGCGATCGATCCCGCTCAGGCGTCGGCCCCAGGCCCCCAGGGCAGCCGCTGGGCCCTGCAGGGCACCGTGATCGCCAAATTGCTGATTTTTCCAGCCCTGGTGTTGCTTCTCACTGGTCCGTTGCCCCTTGCCACCGCCGCCCGCGATGCCCTGGTGCTGCAGGCGGCGGCGCCTACGGCGATTTCCGTGCTCCTGATGGCGGAGACGCAACAGCGGGATCACCACGCCGCTGCACTGGTGGTGTTGCGCAGCACGGCGCTGGCCCTGGTCACCGTGCCGCTCTGGTGGTGGGTCTTGCAGAAGGGGTTGCCGTGGCAGGGTTGA
- a CDS encoding alpha-ketoglutarate-dependent dioxygenase AlkB produces the protein MGKVRWIHCRMMTRPWHWHDSWLPEPDCRHWQTLLSERLLWQQPVVRVYGREHPVPRLTLYLADQGLAYRYSGVVHRGDGWPDWFRPLLERVREAANTPFNGCLLNLYRHGNDRMGWHADDEPEIAADQAIASLSLGASRTFQFRHRQTRERHDLELGDGDLLVMAPGCQQAWLHAVPVRKKVTKARINLTFRVFLPPAGLNPATATPSARPTTRAAR, from the coding sequence ATGGGCAAGGTCCGCTGGATCCATTGCCGCATGATGACGCGTCCCTGGCACTGGCATGACAGCTGGTTGCCGGAACCCGACTGTCGGCACTGGCAGACCCTTCTCTCGGAGCGGCTGCTGTGGCAACAACCGGTGGTGCGGGTCTACGGGCGGGAGCATCCGGTGCCCCGTCTCACCCTCTATCTGGCTGATCAGGGGCTCGCCTACCGCTACAGCGGCGTTGTCCATCGCGGCGACGGTTGGCCCGACTGGTTCCGGCCCCTGCTCGAGCGGGTCAGGGAGGCAGCCAACACGCCATTCAACGGCTGTCTGCTCAATCTCTATCGGCATGGAAACGACCGCATGGGATGGCATGCCGACGACGAGCCGGAGATCGCCGCCGATCAGGCGATTGCCTCCCTGTCGCTCGGTGCCAGCCGCACCTTTCAGTTCCGTCACCGGCAGACCCGGGAACGGCACGACCTTGAGCTTGGCGATGGTGATCTGCTCGTGATGGCACCGGGCTGTCAACAGGCCTGGCTGCACGCCGTGCCCGTGCGCAAAAAGGTGACCAAAGCACGCATCAATCTCACCTTCCGCGTCTTCCTCCCGCCTGCAGGCCTCAACCCTGCCACGGCAACCCCTTCTGCAAGACCCACCACCAGAGCGGCACGGTGA
- a CDS encoding bifunctional aminoglycoside phosphotransferase/ATP-binding protein, producing MVADSSDGLPPLIAALLRPEAYPHPVETVQLVETHISWVLLTGTWAYKIKKPIDLGFVQAGSLSQRQHFCREELRLNRRLAPDLYCGVVSVLGPTERARISLDEGADGLIEPAVRMRQFPARSLLSRCLAAGVPRSSFEQLAEDLARFHRQADAAPAGGRFGNVEAVVEPVETNLRVLEEEVSPAASRHLLARHRAWVACEASRLGSRFRQRLRDGAIRECHGDLHCGNVHRRDDGSLEVFDAIDFNPGLRWIDPISEMAFLAMDLQVLDEPAAAACLLNRWLECSGDYAGMDLWRWYSAYRAMVRAKVSALRQRQAPNPANLEELERYLARAAAMESAPGGGLVLMHGLSGSGKSFCSEQLVASLPALRLRSDLERARAFGRLPGQAGWRRDADPYSPEVNAWLFGQHLPALTQRLLSSGFHVIVDATFLRQRERQQMLSLASRLQRPAWIVACHCSDTTAAQRLIHRQQQGRDPSEADLAIRQRQQRWLEPLVDSERSRCLPFHEDDDPEALAVQLRQRLSADVA from the coding sequence ATGGTGGCTGACTCCTCCGATGGTCTGCCGCCCCTGATTGCGGCGCTGCTCCGGCCTGAGGCCTACCCCCATCCGGTGGAGACGGTGCAGCTGGTGGAGACCCATATCTCCTGGGTGCTGCTCACCGGCACCTGGGCCTACAAAATCAAAAAGCCGATCGATCTCGGCTTTGTGCAGGCCGGCTCCCTCAGCCAGCGCCAGCACTTCTGCCGCGAGGAGCTGCGCTTGAATCGCCGGCTTGCTCCCGATCTCTACTGCGGTGTGGTGTCTGTGCTCGGCCCTACGGAGCGGGCTCGGATCTCCCTGGACGAGGGGGCGGATGGGCTGATCGAACCGGCGGTGAGGATGCGTCAGTTTCCCGCCCGATCCCTGCTCAGTCGCTGCCTTGCCGCTGGGGTGCCCCGCAGCAGTTTTGAGCAGCTGGCCGAGGATCTGGCCCGCTTTCATCGCCAGGCCGATGCGGCACCGGCCGGTGGCCGCTTCGGCAACGTCGAGGCGGTGGTGGAACCGGTTGAGACCAACCTGCGGGTACTGGAGGAAGAGGTGAGCCCAGCCGCCAGCCGCCACCTCCTGGCCAGGCATCGCGCCTGGGTGGCCTGTGAGGCCAGCCGCCTCGGCTCCCGGTTCCGGCAACGGCTGCGCGATGGTGCCATCCGGGAATGCCACGGCGATTTGCACTGCGGCAACGTGCATCGCCGCGACGACGGCAGCCTGGAGGTGTTTGATGCCATCGATTTCAACCCAGGCCTGCGTTGGATTGATCCGATCAGTGAGATGGCCTTTCTGGCCATGGATCTGCAGGTGCTCGATGAGCCAGCGGCGGCAGCGTGTCTGCTCAATCGCTGGTTGGAGTGCAGCGGCGACTACGCCGGGATGGACCTGTGGCGTTGGTATTCGGCCTATCGGGCGATGGTGCGCGCCAAGGTGTCAGCGCTGCGCCAGCGCCAGGCCCCGAATCCAGCCAACCTGGAGGAACTGGAGCGCTACCTCGCCCGCGCTGCCGCCATGGAGTCAGCGCCCGGGGGTGGGCTGGTGTTGATGCATGGGCTCAGTGGCAGTGGCAAGTCTTTTTGCAGTGAGCAGCTCGTGGCCTCCCTGCCGGCCCTTCGTCTGCGCTCGGATCTGGAGCGGGCCCGTGCCTTCGGTCGTCTGCCGGGGCAGGCGGGCTGGCGCCGCGATGCCGATCCTTACAGCCCGGAGGTGAATGCCTGGCTGTTCGGTCAGCATCTGCCTGCTTTGACGCAGCGGCTGCTGAGCAGCGGCTTCCACGTGATCGTGGATGCCACCTTCCTGCGCCAACGGGAACGGCAGCAGATGTTGAGCCTGGCTTCGCGCTTGCAACGTCCCGCCTGGATCGTTGCCTGCCACTGCAGCGACACCACTGCCGCCCAGCGGCTCATCCATCGTCAGCAGCAGGGGCGGGATCCCTCCGAAGCCGACCTGGCGATTCGTCAGCGGCAGCAGCGATGGCTGGAGCCCCTGGTGGACAGCGAACGGAGTCGCTGTCTGCCGTTCCATGAAGATGATGACCCGGAGGCCTTGGCGGTGCAGTTGCGGCAACGCTTGTCTGCTGACGTCGCGTAA
- a CDS encoding homoserine O-succinyltransferase — MALILPRNYHKIASVERNGISWIEPALAERQDIRPLRIGILNIMPLGKQYEFNLLHPLGLSPLQIEPIWIRLQSHSYKTWDHDHLDQLYVSWDEATAHAPLDGLIITGAPVEHLPYEQVNYWPELVELIEEARRVCASTLGLCWAGFALAYLAGVDKVPFERKLFGVYPMRSLVPGHALMGTQDDRFVCPQSRHAGLRDAAMEAAQRQGRLRLLAHGEQVGYTIFETTDQRQLMHLGHPEYNTSRILGEMERDRARGDVPPPENFDADQPRTLWRSHRNLLFQQWVWFCYQRVSLKE, encoded by the coding sequence ATGGCTCTGATTCTGCCGCGCAATTACCACAAGATCGCCTCGGTTGAACGCAACGGCATTTCCTGGATTGAACCGGCGCTGGCGGAACGCCAGGACATACGACCGCTGCGCATCGGCATCCTCAACATCATGCCATTGGGGAAGCAATATGAGTTCAATTTGCTCCATCCACTCGGGCTATCGCCATTGCAGATCGAGCCGATCTGGATTCGCCTGCAGAGTCACAGCTACAAAACCTGGGATCACGATCATCTCGACCAGCTGTATGTGAGTTGGGACGAAGCGACGGCTCACGCTCCCCTGGATGGATTGATCATCACCGGCGCCCCGGTTGAACATCTGCCTTATGAGCAGGTGAACTACTGGCCGGAACTGGTGGAGTTGATCGAGGAGGCACGGCGAGTGTGCGCTAGCACCCTGGGCCTTTGCTGGGCCGGTTTCGCCTTGGCCTATCTGGCAGGAGTCGACAAGGTGCCGTTCGAGCGCAAATTATTCGGGGTGTATCCGATGCGCAGTCTGGTGCCGGGTCACGCCCTGATGGGCACCCAGGACGACCGCTTTGTCTGCCCGCAGAGTCGCCATGCCGGTCTGCGCGATGCAGCGATGGAAGCAGCCCAGCGCCAGGGTCGCCTGCGCCTGCTCGCCCATGGCGAGCAGGTGGGGTACACGATTTTCGAGACCACCGATCAGCGCCAACTGATGCATCTGGGTCACCCGGAATACAACACCTCCCGCATCCTTGGCGAAATGGAACGGGATCGCGCCCGCGGCGATGTGCCCCCTCCGGAAAATTTCGACGCCGACCAACCCCGCACCCTGTGGCGCTCCCACCGCAATCTGCTATTTCAGCAGTGGGTCTGGTTCTGCTATCAACGCGTCAGCCTGAAGGAATAA
- a CDS encoding O-acetylhomoserine aminocarboxypropyltransferase/cysteine synthase family protein: MASQRFETLQLHAGQVPDPVTNSRAVPIYQTSSYVFNDAEHGANLFGLKEFGNIYTRLMNPTTDVFEKRVAALEGGVAALATASGQSAQFLAITNCMQAGDNLVSTSFLYGGTYNQFKVQFPRLGIQVKFAEGDDVDSFAAQIDANTKAIYVEAMGNPRFNIPDFAGLSALAKERGIPLIVDNTLGACGALLRPIEHGADVVVESATKWIGGHGTSLGGVIVDAGTFDWGNGRFPLMSEPSAAYHGLVHWQAFGFGSDICTMLGVPDDRNIAFALRARLEGLRDWGPAVSPFNSFLLLQGLETLSLRVERHAENAMALASWLQEHPKVASVSYPGLPGDPYHARAKQYLTGRGMGCMLMFALKGGFDDAVQFINGLKLASHLANVGDAKTLVIHPASTTHQQLSEAEQASAGVTPTMVRVSVGLEHIDDIKADFDQALALLP, encoded by the coding sequence TTGGCATCCCAACGTTTCGAGACCCTCCAGCTCCACGCCGGCCAGGTCCCGGATCCGGTGACCAACTCCCGGGCGGTGCCGATCTATCAGACCAGTTCCTACGTCTTCAATGACGCCGAGCACGGCGCCAACCTCTTCGGGCTGAAGGAGTTCGGCAACATCTACACCCGTCTGATGAACCCGACGACGGATGTGTTCGAGAAACGGGTGGCGGCCCTGGAAGGGGGTGTGGCCGCCCTGGCGACGGCGTCGGGCCAGTCAGCGCAGTTTCTGGCGATCACCAACTGCATGCAGGCGGGCGACAACCTGGTGTCGACGTCGTTCCTCTATGGCGGCACCTACAACCAATTCAAGGTGCAGTTTCCCCGCCTGGGAATCCAGGTGAAGTTCGCCGAAGGCGATGACGTGGACAGCTTCGCGGCCCAGATCGATGCCAACACCAAAGCGATCTATGTGGAAGCAATGGGCAATCCCCGCTTCAACATTCCCGATTTCGCCGGCCTCTCCGCCCTTGCCAAGGAGCGTGGCATTCCGCTGATTGTCGACAACACCCTGGGCGCCTGCGGTGCCCTGCTCCGCCCGATCGAGCACGGGGCCGATGTGGTGGTGGAGAGCGCCACCAAATGGATCGGAGGCCATGGCACCAGCCTGGGTGGTGTGATCGTTGATGCGGGAACGTTCGACTGGGGCAATGGCCGCTTCCCCCTGATGAGTGAGCCCAGCGCCGCCTATCACGGCCTGGTGCACTGGCAGGCCTTCGGCTTTGGCAGCGACATCTGCACAATGCTCGGTGTGCCCGATGACCGCAACATCGCCTTCGCGCTGCGGGCCCGTCTGGAGGGATTGCGGGATTGGGGGCCGGCGGTGAGCCCGTTCAACAGCTTCCTGCTGCTGCAGGGCCTGGAGACCCTGAGTCTGCGGGTGGAGCGCCATGCCGAGAATGCAATGGCTCTCGCCAGCTGGCTGCAGGAGCACCCGAAGGTGGCGTCCGTCAGCTACCCCGGTCTCCCCGGGGATCCGTATCACGCCCGCGCCAAGCAGTACCTGACCGGTCGCGGCATGGGCTGCATGCTGATGTTCGCCCTTAAAGGCGGGTTCGATGATGCGGTGCAGTTCATCAATGGCCTGAAACTGGCCAGTCATCTGGCCAATGTGGGCGATGCCAAGACCCTGGTGATCCACCCGGCCTCCACCACCCACCAGCAGCTTTCGGAAGCGGAGCAGGCTTCCGCCGGTGTGACGCCCACCATGGTGCGGGTGTCGGTGGGTCTGGAGCACATCGACGACATCAAGGCCGATTTCGATCAGGCCCTGGCTCTCCTTCCCTGA